A single region of the Methanobrevibacter sp. genome encodes:
- a CDS encoding CDP-glycerol glycerophosphotransferase family protein, giving the protein MVKFSIIIPVFNSENTIKECLDSVLKQNFKDFEIICINDGSHDNSLSILEDYAKDYDFINLYTQKHKGPGAARNYGMEFAEGEYIHFLDSDDKLSANVLWSVNKFFNKNEDVNVVSIPIYFFNNYNHALNNKFNRNEDSKNRIFYLNENSVFLQSSVNSCFFRRESIGDLKFDTLAVFDEGLIFINKILLQNNKIGLVKDCEYFYRRFDSNSLKNTAPSKKEFYSYRLKSLKELYDYSVENKNVFNTADDENNVLNSIEKDKHISANKKGKAPKFIQCIITYALTFYNGISKFPEDMDEGEITEFWNLFYELLENINDDVLTNPFVIGEKISYFGDYLCYIKNKKEFHISEDEEGYTCLKTGDYTINRLENHRIFFDIIELKEGVLNLSGNYVSSCKKDVLNIEAIKTYNGKKVTFKGRDVEYPMTPRETIRILGIDWRFDYNFEFKIPIDKNGETKIDFHMIYEENGKKIVMKNNIAFRKFAEISKFSHYYIRDNQILAVVNKTFIIMPFSYKKALRYEFSSIKSILISRPKYFGRSIFYRLLYLISSSWMKNKDIYLFMDRRENTGDNGEHLFRYAASLDDGIVKYFAVQKDCREYKKLKKEYGNQILSFGSFKHKFYYMHVKKLISSQGYKKHINPFADYNLKLVQGISSPPVYFLQHGVGKYDMSSWLRKYDINFSLILTVSDYDWEAFVRTYNYDEKIIQELGFPRYDNLTNENLKKEIVIIPTWRKDIISEEALLSSEYFKRWNNLLNDKKVIDFANEKGYDIVFKPHPNSMRFLDSFDTENVTVDTERKFHDVLCESSLMITDYSSVNFDFAYLKKPVIYYQYGNDYHFEGDALIDDEVSTFGDIIDDENILSEKIIEYIDNDCKMEDKYISRVLKFFKFNDKNNSKRVYDWILKH; this is encoded by the coding sequence ATGGTTAAATTTTCAATTATAATTCCTGTTTTTAATTCAGAAAACACTATCAAAGAATGTTTGGATAGTGTTTTAAAGCAAAATTTTAAAGACTTCGAGATTATCTGTATCAATGATGGATCTCATGATAATTCACTATCTATCTTAGAAGATTATGCAAAAGATTATGATTTTATTAATCTGTATACCCAGAAGCATAAAGGGCCAGGTGCAGCAAGAAATTATGGTATGGAATTTGCTGAAGGTGAATACATCCATTTTCTAGATAGCGATGATAAATTATCAGCAAATGTATTGTGGTCAGTAAATAAATTCTTTAATAAAAATGAAGATGTGAATGTGGTTTCCATACCTATATACTTCTTTAATAATTATAATCATGCTTTAAATAATAAGTTTAACAGGAATGAAGATTCAAAGAACCGCATCTTTTATTTAAATGAAAATTCCGTATTTCTCCAATCTTCCGTCAATTCATGTTTTTTCAGAAGAGAATCAATAGGAGATTTAAAATTTGACACCCTGGCCGTTTTTGATGAAGGATTAATTTTCATTAATAAAATACTTCTTCAAAATAATAAGATAGGTTTGGTGAAGGATTGCGAGTATTTCTATAGACGATTTGATTCAAACTCATTAAAAAATACGGCTCCAAGTAAAAAGGAATTTTACAGTTATAGGCTTAAATCTTTAAAGGAATTATATGACTACTCTGTTGAAAACAAGAATGTTTTTAATACAGCAGATGATGAAAACAATGTTCTTAATTCTATAGAAAAAGATAAACATATTTCTGCAAATAAAAAAGGTAAAGCTCCTAAGTTTATTCAATGTATTATCACATATGCCCTTACATTCTATAATGGAATTTCTAAATTTCCTGAGGATATGGATGAGGGGGAGATTACTGAATTCTGGAATTTGTTCTATGAACTTCTTGAAAATATAAATGATGATGTTTTAACCAATCCTTTTGTTATAGGTGAAAAAATATCCTACTTTGGGGACTATCTGTGTTATATAAAAAATAAGAAGGAATTCCACATATCTGAAGATGAAGAGGGATATACTTGTTTAAAAACAGGTGACTATACGATTAACCGATTAGAAAATCATAGAATTTTCTTTGATATCATAGAACTTAAAGAAGGAGTATTGAATTTGTCCGGTAATTATGTAAGCTCCTGTAAGAAAGATGTGTTAAATATAGAGGCTATTAAGACTTATAATGGCAAGAAAGTAACTTTCAAAGGTCGAGATGTGGAATATCCGATGACCCCTCGTGAAACAATTAGAATATTGGGAATCGACTGGAGATTTGATTACAATTTTGAATTTAAAATTCCTATAGATAAAAATGGAGAAACTAAAATAGATTTCCACATGATTTATGAAGAGAACGGTAAGAAGATTGTCATGAAAAACAATATTGCCTTTAGAAAATTTGCTGAGATATCTAAATTTAGCCATTATTACATAAGAGATAATCAAATCCTTGCGGTTGTAAATAAAACATTTATTATCATGCCATTTAGCTATAAAAAGGCCCTTCGTTATGAATTTAGTTCAATAAAATCCATTTTGATCTCAAGACCTAAATACTTTGGACGTTCAATATTTTATAGGCTTTTGTATTTAATATCTTCATCATGGATGAAAAATAAAGACATATACTTGTTCATGGATAGGAGAGAGAATACCGGTGATAATGGAGAGCATTTATTTAGATATGCCGCAAGCCTGGATGATGGAATAGTCAAATATTTTGCAGTTCAAAAAGATTGTCGGGAATATAAAAAGCTTAAGAAAGAGTACGGCAATCAAATTCTATCCTTTGGTTCATTTAAACATAAATTTTACTATATGCATGTAAAAAAGTTGATTTCATCACAAGGTTATAAAAAACATATTAATCCCTTTGCAGATTATAATCTTAAACTAGTTCAAGGAATATCATCCCCTCCGGTTTATTTCCTTCAGCATGGTGTTGGAAAATATGATATGAGTAGCTGGCTTAGAAAATATGATATTAATTTCTCTCTTATACTTACTGTGTCTGATTATGATTGGGAAGCATTTGTTAGGACATATAATTATGATGAAAAGATTATTCAGGAACTGGGTTTTCCAAGATATGATAATCTGACTAATGAAAACCTTAAAAAAGAAATTGTTATCATTCCAACTTGGAGAAAAGACATAATTTCTGAAGAGGCTTTGTTAAGTTCCGAATACTTTAAAAGATGGAATAATTTGTTAAATGATAAAAAAGTCATAGATTTCGCTAATGAAAAAGGTTATGACATAGTTTTTAAGCCTCACCCAAATTCTATGAGGTTCTTGGATTCATTTGATACGGAAAATGTAACTGTGGATACTGAAAGAAAATTTCACGATGTTCTATGTGAATCCTCATTGATGATTACTGATTATTCTTCTGTTAATTTTGATTTTGCATATCTTAAAAAACCGGTAATATATTACCAGTATGGCAATGATTATCATTTTGAAGGGGATGCCTTGATTGATGATGAGGTAAGCACATTCGGAGATATAATCGATGATGAGAACATCTTAAGCGAAAAGATTATTGAATACATTGATAATGATTGTAAAATGGAGGATAAATATATCAGCAGGGTTTTAAAATTTTTTAAATTCAATGATAAAAACAATTCAAAACGTGTTTATGATTGGATTCTAAAACATTAA
- the purE gene encoding 5-(carboxyamino)imidazole ribonucleotide mutase yields the protein MVPKVMIILGSASDRKIAEKATKILEKLQIPYSLKVASAHRTHDKVKGLVIDGTKDGVEVFIAIAGLAAHLPGAIAAYTHRPVIGVPVDGAIEGLDALYACVQMPYPIAVPTVGINRGDNAAILAGQIIASHDDDVKANISKLREEYQQKVENGEKELLADIEGEYLDKDYLSDVTYEKTEYNETLDNIPDVMILAGSHSDSAIAQKTAVLLERMHVDYKLDYISPVRDVEAFEEYMAKRANAKVFIAISGLSSVVAGSIVALSEKPVIGVPCEKKLAGQDALYSMVNMPPGMPIGTVGIDNGKNAAIVAGEILALTDKKVEERLKWIRSKSGDL from the coding sequence ATGGTTCCAAAAGTAATGATTATTTTAGGAAGCGCTTCTGATCGTAAAATTGCTGAAAAGGCAACAAAGATATTGGAAAAGCTTCAGATTCCATACAGTCTTAAAGTGGCTTCAGCTCACAGGACTCATGACAAGGTCAAAGGACTTGTCATTGATGGTACAAAAGATGGCGTTGAAGTATTCATAGCTATTGCAGGACTTGCAGCACACCTGCCGGGAGCAATAGCTGCTTATACACATCGTCCTGTAATCGGAGTTCCTGTGGATGGAGCGATTGAAGGACTTGATGCATTATACGCATGCGTTCAAATGCCTTATCCAATAGCTGTTCCAACAGTTGGAATAAACAGGGGAGACAATGCAGCCATCCTTGCAGGACAGATAATAGCTTCCCATGATGATGATGTCAAGGCAAATATTTCAAAACTACGTGAAGAATATCAGCAGAAAGTTGAAAATGGTGAAAAAGAGCTTTTAGCAGATATTGAAGGTGAATATCTAGACAAGGACTACCTTTCTGATGTGACTTATGAAAAAACAGAGTATAATGAGACATTGGATAATATTCCGGATGTCATGATACTGGCCGGAAGCCATTCAGACAGTGCTATTGCACAAAAAACTGCAGTTCTGCTAGAAAGAATGCATGTGGATTACAAGCTTGACTATATTTCTCCTGTAAGGGATGTTGAAGCATTTGAGGAATATATGGCAAAAAGAGCCAATGCCAAGGTCTTCATAGCAATCAGCGGACTTTCAAGTGTAGTGGCCGGATCCATTGTGGCATTAAGTGAAAAGCCTGTAATCGGAGTTCCATGCGAGAAGAAGCTTGCTGGACAAGACGCCTTGTATTCAATGGTGAACATGCCTCCAGGAATGCCGATTGGAACCGTCGGCATTGACAATGGAAAGAATGCGGCAATAGTGGCTGGTGAGATACTGGCTCTGACTGATAAGAAAGTTGAAGAGCGTTTGAAATGGATTAGAAGCAAGTCAGGTGATTTATAA
- a CDS encoding UbiD family decarboxylase → MAEMKIIQIDQEVDPIYEATQILKEYPKDTVILNNVKGFDMPVVSGICNTRQKIADSLGCEVSEITQKIIDGMNNPIPVTNFIDPKEEYAAKRADLSKIPILTHYKRDAGAYITAGVVFAKDPDTGIQNASIHRMLVLDKKTLAIRIVPRNLYTYFQKAKAHGKDLQIAIAIGMDPSTLLASTTSIPIDADEMEVANAFKDGELTLVNCKGDLKVPDADIILEGSISVTETHKEGPFVDLTDTYDHIRDEPVIKLTKMYIKKENAMYHAILPAGFEHKLLQGLPQEPRIYNAVKNTLPTVQNVVLTEGGCCWLHAAVSIKKQTEGDAKNVMMAALAAHPSLKHVVVVDEDIDIFDPQDIEYAIATRVKGDDDIIIIPKARGSSLDPVAKPDGTTTKVGVDATKSVLEPEKFERVSFSE, encoded by the coding sequence ATGGCAGAAATGAAGATTATTCAAATTGATCAGGAAGTTGACCCAATATATGAGGCAACTCAGATATTAAAGGAATATCCAAAGGATACTGTAATACTTAACAATGTCAAAGGCTTTGACATGCCTGTAGTATCCGGAATATGCAACACACGTCAGAAAATTGCTGATTCCCTTGGATGCGAAGTCAGTGAAATTACTCAAAAGATTATTGATGGAATGAACAATCCAATTCCAGTAACCAATTTCATCGACCCTAAGGAAGAGTATGCTGCAAAAAGAGCGGATTTAAGCAAAATCCCTATCCTCACCCACTACAAGCGTGATGCTGGAGCATATATTACAGCAGGTGTCGTATTTGCAAAAGACCCTGACACAGGAATTCAAAACGCTTCAATTCACAGAATGCTTGTATTGGATAAGAAGACATTGGCTATCCGTATTGTACCTAGAAACCTATACACCTATTTCCAAAAGGCAAAAGCACATGGCAAAGACCTGCAGATTGCAATAGCTATTGGAATGGATCCATCAACCCTTCTTGCAAGCACTACTTCAATTCCAATAGATGCTGATGAAATGGAAGTGGCTAATGCATTTAAAGATGGTGAACTAACTCTCGTAAACTGCAAAGGCGACCTTAAAGTACCTGATGCAGATATCATTCTTGAAGGTTCAATTTCCGTTACAGAAACCCACAAGGAAGGGCCTTTTGTTGACTTGACAGATACCTACGACCACATAAGGGACGAGCCTGTTATTAAATTAACCAAGATGTATATCAAAAAGGAGAATGCAATGTATCATGCAATTCTTCCAGCTGGATTCGAGCACAAGTTATTGCAGGGACTTCCTCAGGAGCCTAGGATATACAATGCTGTCAAAAACACACTCCCTACTGTGCAGAATGTTGTATTGACAGAAGGAGGCTGCTGCTGGCTTCATGCTGCCGTTTCAATCAAGAAGCAGACCGAAGGAGATGCAAAGAATGTAATGATGGCAGCTCTTGCCGCTCATCCATCCTTGAAGCACGTTGTCGTGGTTGATGAGGACATTGACATCTTCGACCCTCAGGATATTGAGTATGCAATAGCTACCCGTGTAAAAGGTGACGATGATATCATAATCATTCCTAAGGCAAGAGGCTCATCACTTGACCCTGTGGCAAAGCCTGATGGAACAACTACAAAAGTAGGAGTAGATGCTACCAAATCCGTGCTAGAGCCGGAGAAGTTTGAAAGGGTTAGTTTTAGTGAATAA